Part of the Candidatus Binataceae bacterium genome is shown below.
TGGTGCGGTGCCGTGGGTCGCTTCGAAGATCGCGTGGCCGGTCAGGTAGTTGATATTGGCGCCGGGAGCGATTCCGATTCCACCCACCTGAGCCGCAAGCGCATCGGAGATATAGTCGCCGTTAAGATTCATGGTGGCGATGACGTCAAACTCGTCGGGCCGCGTGAGAACCTGCTGGAGGGTGATGTCGGCAATTGCGTCTTTCACCAGAATCTGGCCCGCGGGCGCCTTGCCTCCGCAGTCGTCCCATCCGACCGCCCTGCCCTTGTATTCGCGTCGCACCAGCTCGTAGCCCCAATCGCGGAACGCGCCCTCGGTAAACTTCATGATGTTGCCCTTGTGCACAAAGGTCACGCTCTTGCGGTTGTGGCGGATAGCGTAATCGAGCGCCGCGCGGGTCAGTCGTTCAGAACCTTCACGCGAGATCGGCTTGATGCCGATGCCGGAGGTTTCCGGAAAACGAATCTTGGTCACGCCCATTTCGTCGCGCAGGAATTTGATGACCTTTTTGGCTTCGGGGGACTCGGCCGGCCATTCGACACCCGCATAGATGTCTTCCGTGTTCTCGCGGAAGATTAAGACGTCAAGTTTTTCCGGATGCTTTACGGGACTCGGTACCCCGGTGAAATAGCGGACTGGGCGCAGGCAGACATAA
Proteins encoded:
- the icd gene encoding NADP-dependent isocitrate dehydrogenase — protein: MAYKHIKVPTNGEKITLGKNQVLNVPDRPIIPFIEGDGTGPDIWRASQYVFDRAVEKAYGGKRKIAWMEVLAGEKPFKELNSWLPDETVDAFKEFLVGIKGPLTTPVGGGIRSLNVALRQLLDLYVCLRPVRYFTGVPSPVKHPEKLDVLIFRENTEDIYAGVEWPAESPEAKKVIKFLRDEMGVTKIRFPETSGIGIKPISREGSERLTRAALDYAIRHNRKSVTFVHKGNIMKFTEGAFRDWGYELVRREYKGRAVGWDDCGGKAPAGQILVKDAIADITLQQVLTRPDEFDVIATMNLNGDYISDALAAQVGGIGIAPGANINYLTGHAIFEATHGTAPKYANQDKVNPGSVILSGVLMFEHMGWQEVADGIIRGLEKTIANKTVTYDFERLMTGAKLLKCSEFGKAIVDNM